In Antechinus flavipes isolate AdamAnt ecotype Samford, QLD, Australia chromosome 3, AdamAnt_v2, whole genome shotgun sequence, a genomic segment contains:
- the CDO1 gene encoding cysteine dioxygenase type 1 — MEHTEVLKPRILEELIRILHEIFSGDSIKVEEVQSIMEAYESNPTEWAAYAKFDQYRYTRNLVDQGNGKFNLMILCWGEGHGSSIHDHTDSHCFLKMLQGNLKETLFAWPDKKSNEMVKKSERILRENQCAYINDSIGLHRVENISHTEPAVSLHLYSPPFDTCHAFDQRTGHKNKVTMTFYSKFGARTPFATSSSLENN; from the coding sequence ATGGAGCATACTGAGGTTCTGAAGCCACGGATCTTGGAAGAGCTGATCCGTATCTTGCACGAAATCTTCTCCGGGGACAGCATCAAAGTGGAAGAGGTGCAGTCCATCATGGAAGCTTACGAGAGCAACCCCACGGAGTGGGCAGCGTACGCGAAATTCGACCAGTACAGGTACACCCGAAATCTTGTGGatcaaggaaatggaaaatttaacCTGATGATTCTGTGTTGGGGTGAAGGACATGGCAGCAGTATCCATGATCATACAGACTCCCACTGTTTTCTGAAAATGCTTCAAGGAAATCTCAAGGAGACCCTCTTTGCATGGCCAGACAAGAAGTCCAATGAGATGGTGAAGAAATCCGAAAGAATTTTGAGGGAAAACCAGTGTGCCTATATCAATGATTCTATTGGTCTACATCGGGTGGAGAACATAAGTCATACAGAACCTGCTGTTAGCCTTCATTTGTATAGTCCACCCTTTGACACTTGCCATGCCTTTGACCAAAGAACAGGACATAAGAATAAAGTCACGATGACATTTTATAGCAAATTTGGAGCAAGGACTCCATTTGCAACTTCAAGTTCCTTGGAGAACAACTAA